The Anolis carolinensis isolate JA03-04 chromosome 1, rAnoCar3.1.pri, whole genome shotgun sequence genome window below encodes:
- the cfl2 gene encoding cofilin-2, with translation MASGVTVNDEVIKVFNDMKVRKSSTPEEIKKRKKAVLFCLSDDKKQIIVEEAKQILVGEVGDTVEDPYTSFVKLLPLNDCRYALYDATYETKESKKEDLVFIFWAPESAPLKSKMIYASSKDAIKKKFTGIKHEWQVNGLDDIKDRCTLGEKLGGNVVVSLEGKPL, from the exons ATG GCCTCTGGAGTAACAGTGAATGATGAAGTTATCAAGGTTTTTAATGACATGAAAGTACGGAAATCTTCAACACCAGaagagattaaaaaaagaaagaaagcagttCTCTTCTGTTTAAGCGACgacaaaaaacaaataattgtAGAAGAAGCAAAGCAAATACTAGTTGGTGAAGTTGGTGACACAGTGGAGGACCCTTACACATCTTTTGTGAAGCTGCTACCGCTGAATGATTGTCGATATGCTTTGTATGATGCAACATATGAAACAAAGGAATCAAAAAAAGAAGACCTGGTATTTATATTCTG GGCTCCTGAAAGTGCCCCTTTAAAAAGCAAGATGATCTACGCAAGCTCTAAAGATGCCATTAAAAAGAAATTTACAG GTATTAAACACGAGTGGCAAGTAAATGGTTTGGATGATATTAAAGATCGTTGTACACTGGGAGAGAAACTAGGAGGCAACGTGGTAGTTTCACTTGAAGGCAAACCATTATAA